The Apium graveolens cultivar Ventura chromosome 6, ASM990537v1, whole genome shotgun sequence genome contains a region encoding:
- the LOC141665726 gene encoding uncharacterized protein LOC141665726, whose translation MAAFMHDSGYWRINVNREEHKCMIDQPLQDHKKLSARMIAQLVKPLVIDTPEIPIKTIIPLINNEHNHIVGYKKAWRGKQIAIEEVYGSWATTYQTLPMFLAAIMKTNPGTIAEIDAVPHAKERGTSVCKRIFWSLKAMMDGWQHARPVISIDGIFLKGRYRGKLLIAMGVDSNNHPFPLCYGLVDEETYENWSWFLQRLRRHVCRQRTSVCIISDRAASIISALRDPQNGFAEPLGIHRFHLLHVRSNFCSHHPGGELKKLMWKAGRTTQVSKHDAYMSRIG comes from the exons ATGGCTGCTTTCATGCATGATTCCGGGTACTGGCGGATTAATGTTAATAGAGAGGAACACAAATGCATGATCGATCAGCCATTACAAGATCACAAGAAGTTATCTGCAAGGATGATTGCGCAGCTTGTAAAACCACTT GTAATAGATACACCAGAAATTCCCATTAAAACCATTATCCCGCTAATCAACAACGAGCACAACCACATAGTGGGGTACAAGAAAGCGTGGAGAGGGAAGCAAATAGCAATTGAGGAAGTGTATGGCAGTTGGGCTACAACATACCAAACTCTACCCATGTTCCTGGCAGCTATTATGAAGACAAATCCTGGAACCATTGCTGAGATCGATGCTGTCCCTCATGCTAAGGAGCGTGGCACGTCCGTCTGCAAGCGGATTTTTTGGTCTTTAAAGGCAATGATGGACGGGTGGCAACATGCACGTCCTGTGATTTCAATAGATGGGATATTCTTGAAAGGAAGATATAGGGGCAAGCTGCTTATTGCTATGGGTGTTGATTCGAACAACCACCCGTTCCCTCTCTGTTATGGCTTGGTTGATGAGGAGACGTACGAGAACTGGTCTTGGTTTTTGCAGCGTCTTCGAAGACATGTCTGTCGGCAACGAACCAGCGTCTGCATCATTTCTGACCGTGCTGCCAGCATTATCTCCGCCCTACGAGACCCGCAAAATGGTTTTGCTGAGCCACTCGGCATCCATAGGTTCCATCTCCTCCATGTAAGAAGTAACTTTTGCAGTCATCACCCAGGTGGTGAACTAAAAAAATTAATGTGGAAAGCTGGAAGAACCACACAAGTCTCAAAGCACGACGCATATATGTCAAGGATTGGTTAA
- the LOC141666659 gene encoding uncharacterized protein LOC141666659: protein MGTNWLPSEELQLFVSWARQSVDPITGRYSNKNNLWGRIHDDYAKNWCGTPENPHAEPRSKVALDSHWTPLKRALKKWQCAKNQASRYSASGTNLVDEITQAQGLYFKEMNKTFDKWECYEAVAAHPQFIDVPTTSPPFQRNFPTQMDSPPINLNSDDCVDEEGFTTPESNRETESPSSPVRPMGVKASKHAKKKGKQRMTEKEEMSIAIFNNMQCHQKQLVEANIKRDEETLQMSREMLELEKRKEARQARLDALEERKEARLAKHEAIEELREQTKIMTMDTSQMTPNTKKWFKRKKAEIMEQVNETTTGSAYVPRFDDDFYD from the exons atggGTACTAATTGGCTCCCTTCCGAAGAATTACAATTATTTGTTTCGTGGGCTCGACAATCTGTTGATCCGATCACCGGTCGATATTCGAACAAAAATAATTTATGGGGACGAATTCACGATGATTATGCAAAAAATTGGTGTGGCACTCCAGAGAATCCTCATGCCGAACCTCGTTCAAAAGTTGCTCTTGACTCGCATTGGACACCATTGAAGAGAGCACTAAAAAAATGGCAATGTGCAAAAAATCAAGCTAGTAGATATAGTGCAAGCGGAACCAATTTGGTAGATGAg aTAACTCAGGCTCAAGGACTATATTTTAAGGAAATGAATAAGACATTTGACAAATGGGAATGTTATGAAGCAGTTGCGGCACATCCTCAATTTATAGACGTTCCCACTACTTCTCCTCCATTTCAACGAAATTTTCCAACACAAATGGATTCACCACCAATCAATTTGAATAGTGATGATTGCGTTGATGAAGAAGGTTTCACGACTCCAGAGTCTAATCGAGAAACAGAAAGTCCTTCTAGTCCAGTTAGACCGATGGGAGTAAAGGCGTCCAAACATgcaaaaaagaaaggaaagcaacGTATGACCGAAAAAGAAGAGATGTCTATAGCTATTTTCAATAATATGCAATGTCACCAAAAACAACTAGTGGAGGCCAACATCAAAAGAGACGAGGAAACCCTTCAAATGTCGAGAGAGATGTTAGAACTTGAGAAACGAAAAGAAGCAAGGCAGGCAAGACTTGATGCACTTGAGGAACGGAAAGAAGCAAGATTGGCAAAACACGAGGCTATTGAAGAATTAAGGGAGCAAACAAAGATCATGACAATGGATACTAGCCAAATGACCCCTAATACGAAAAAATGGTTTAAAAGAAAGAAGGCTGAGATCATGGAACAAGTGAATGAGACTACTACTGGCAGTGCTTATGTTCCTCGCTTTGATGATGATTTTTATGATTAG